A region of the Pseudonocardia cypriaca genome:
CCTCTCCTCGTCCGCTGCCCTCGAATGCGGGGTGGCGCTGGCCGTCGACGACCTGTACGGGCTCGGCCTCGGTGGCTCGGCCGATGGCCGCAAGGTGCTCGTCGACGCGTGCCGCCGCGCGGAGAACGACGTGGTGGGCGCACAGACCGGCGGGATGGACCAGGCGGCCTCGCTGCTCGGCACCGCCGGCCACGCGCTGCTGCTCGACACCCACGACGAGTCGACCCGGCAGGTCCCGTTCGCCCCCGTCGAGGTGGGCCTCACCCTGCTCGTCATCGACACCAAGGTGCGGCACAGCCACTCCGACAACGAGTACGGCGCCCGCCGCGCGTCCGTCGAGAAGGCCGCTGACGCGCTCGGCCGGCCCAGCCTGCGTGACGCCACGCTCGACGACCTCGCCGGGCTCGACGCCGACCTGCTCCCCCGCGCCCGGCACATCGTCACCGAGATCGACCGGGTGCGGCGCACCGTCGCGTTGCTGGACGCGGGACGGATCGCCGAGATCGGTCCGCTGCTCGACGCCTCGCACGCGTCGCTGGCCGGGGACTACGAGGTGTCCTGCCCCGAGCTCGACCTGGCCTGCGCCACGGCCCGCGCGGCCGGGGCGCTGGGCGCCCGGCTGACCGGCGGCGGGTTCGGCGGCTCCGCCATCGCCCTGGTGCCGACCGACGACGTCGACACGATGTCGGGCGCCGTGCGGGCGGCGTTCGCGGCAGCGGGCTACCGCGAACCGGACATCCGCGCCACGGAGCCGTCCGCGGGCGCGGAGCGCATCGCGTAGGCCAGCTCCTCGTAGGTCGGGGCGAGCCGGGTGAGCAGCTCGATCACGCCCTCCCGGTCGCCCCGCACCAGCGGGTACTGCAGCCCGCCGACGAGCCGCGCCTGCCGGTCTGCCACGGCGGCCGCGCCGTCGAGACCGAGGCGGCCGAGCCACAGCGCGGCGTCGGCGAGGCGGTGGGCGCCGACCCGGACCGCGAAGTGGACGAGGTGCCCCTCCTGGTGTGGGGTCAGGCCGTCCCTGACGAGGCCGGCGAACCGCTCCACCGCCGCACCCGGGCTCTCGCCGTCGGGGTCGAGCAGGCGCAGGGCTTCGGGAAGGGATGCGCGCAGCGCGTCGACGACCGCCACCTCGCGGACGCGGCGGAAGCCGGAGCGCATCGTGAACGGCTCCGCGGAATATTCGAACGTGACCGATTCCCAGGCCGCCACGAATTCGTCGACGGGCAACGTGGCGTGGGGAAATCCGTGCGGGTCGTGAAAATGTACGACGCCGTCGGTGACGTCAGTGACGACCATGAAGTGGTCGGACTCGATCACGGTCCCCGATCCGGGGTGGTGCAGCAGCAGGCCGAACTCGACCGGTCCGACGAACACCGGGCCGCCGGCCGCGCGGAGGCGCTCCACGGCGTCGGCCGCCGAGCCACCGGAGACCTGCTCACAAGTCCATCCCAGCAGGTCGATGGCCGTGCCGAAGCCCTGGTTCGGGTCCCAGCCGAGCGGGTCGAACCACGGCAGGCCGCCGCCGAGGTGGAACCCGAACGGCGATCCGGTGAGCACCTCGATCGCCGACGGCGGCGGGGCGCCCTCCCCGAGGACCATCGCGAGAGAATTCGCGTAGCAATAGGGACCGGAACCGACGTAATTTACATCCACGCCGGCAGCATGCCCAATTTCGACGAATTACGCCAGCGGCTCCCCGGCGTGCTCGATCTGCGTGCGGATCGAGAACGCGGGCTTGAGCATCATCGTCACCTCGGTGCGCTCGAGCGCCGCGGCGAGGCGGTGCGCCTCGTCCCGGTCGAGGCGGAACGCGAGCAGCACCCGCCGGTAGAGCAGGGTGGGCGGGCCCGCGTCGAGGGTGACGACCACCTCGATGTCGCCCGGGTCGCCGTCGCGCTCCAGGTGGGTGCGCGCCGACATCGCGCTGCACGCCGCGAGCGCACCCGTCATCAGCTCGAGCGGGCTGGGTCCGGCGCCGGCACCGCTCGCGGCGTGGTCGGCGGTGACGGTGTGCGGCCCCAGCTTCAGGTCGACGGCCCGGCCGGCGTCGGACGCCAGCCGGGCGCCGGCCGAGGCGAGCGGGATCTGCATGGTCACGAGCCGGGCTCCTCGGTGATCGGCAGGCGCACCCGGAAGCGGGTGTCGCCCGGCTGCGAGGTGACGGTGATGTCGCCGCGATGGCGGTTGACCACCACCCGGTAGGAGACGTCCAGCCCGAGGCCGGTGCCGCGCCCCACCGGCTTCGTGGTGAAGAACGGGTCGAAGATCTTCTGCCGCACGTCGGGCGGAATGCCCGGTCCGGTGTCACCGATCTCGACGAACACGCACTCGTCGACCCGGCCGGTGCGGACCGTCAGCGTGCCCTTGCCGCCCATGGCGTCGACCGCGTTGTCGATGATGTTGGTCCACACCTGGTTGAGCTCGGCCGGGTACGCCGGGATCAGCGGCAGCGTCCGGTCGTACTCCTTGACGATGCCGATCCCGGCCTCGGCCCCGAGCTTGCGGCCGAACATCACGAGCGTGGCGTCGAGGCCCTCGTGCACGTCGATGAACCGGTGCGGCGCGCGGTCCATCTGCGAGTACTGCTTCGCGGCGAGCACCAGGTCGGAGATGCGGGTGGTGGCGTCGAGGATCTCGCGCAGCAGGCTCTCGGTCTCCACGGTGTAGGCGAGCCAGCGGATCGCGCCCTCGAGCGTGGTCTCGCTGGCGGCCGCGTACACCGCGTCCAGGTCCTCGACGCCGAGCCCGCCGGCCACGAACACCGGGGCGAGGTCCCAGCTGCCCTCGATGCCGTGGTCGTCGAGCCACTCGCCGAGCTCGTCCTCGCGGTCGGTGGCCTCCAACGGCGAGAGGGAGGGCGCGTGG
Encoded here:
- the galK gene encoding galactokinase; translation: MSTFSEFFGREPDGRWAGPGRVNLIGEHVDYADGLCLPFAIAQRTIVEVAKRSDDRLRLCSLSEEGGFDGELGDVGPGRPEGWSGYVAGVLWALREAGHAVGGIDLLVTDTVPLGSGLSSSAALECGVALAVDDLYGLGLGGSADGRKVLVDACRRAENDVVGAQTGGMDQAASLLGTAGHALLLDTHDESTRQVPFAPVEVGLTLLVIDTKVRHSHSDNEYGARRASVEKAADALGRPSLRDATLDDLAGLDADLLPRARHIVTEIDRVRRTVALLDAGRIAEIGPLLDASHASLAGDYEVSCPELDLACATARAAGALGARLTGGGFGGSAIALVPTDDVDTMSGAVRAAFAAAGYREPDIRATEPSAGAERIA
- a CDS encoding OsmC family protein; the encoded protein is MQIPLASAGARLASDAGRAVDLKLGPHTVTADHAASGAGAGPSPLELMTGALAACSAMSARTHLERDGDPGDIEVVVTLDAGPPTLLYRRVLLAFRLDRDEAHRLAAALERTEVTMMLKPAFSIRTQIEHAGEPLA
- a CDS encoding ATP-binding protein — protein: MTAIEETAPARLTPEELRTLFLFAELTDEQLAWVAEHGDVISVPAGENIVAEGEPADCFHVLLSGTLAMSRLVGGDNVETTRTDQRGVYFGAVQFYVVDETTEEYPASVRAITDCTALALPAREFAAEFSRWYPMAVHLLEGLRLGMKRGNHVLAERERLLALGRLSAGLTHELNNPAAAAGRAADALRDKVAGMRAKLAMIADGKIAGDQLKKLVMAQDEFVKKVRHAPSLSPLEATDREDELGEWLDDHGIEGSWDLAPVFVAGGLGVEDLDAVYAAASETTLEGAIRWLAYTVETESLLREILDATTRISDLVLAAKQYSQMDRAPHRFIDVHEGLDATLVMFGRKLGAEAGIGIVKEYDRTLPLIPAYPAELNQVWTNIIDNAVDAMGGKGTLTVRTGRVDECVFVEIGDTGPGIPPDVRQKIFDPFFTTKPVGRGTGLGLDVSYRVVVNRHRGDITVTSQPGDTRFRVRLPITEEPGS